One Prosthecobacter dejongeii DNA window includes the following coding sequences:
- the lipA gene encoding lipoyl synthase, with product MSCKIDPALHTEKKPDWIRVKLPRDPVFWSTKSLISDLKLHTVCEEAQCPNRWECWSQGTATFMIAGDRCTRACGFCAVKTAKPFALEADEPQRVAAATKRLGLNHVVITAVARDDVKDGGAEHFARTIEAVREAVPHITIEILVPDFNEKEDSLDVVMRARPHIFNHNLETVERLTPLVRSRAQYHRSLKVLKRAKQISLDLGTKCATKSGLMLGLGETETELFQAMDDLLEHDVTVLTLGQYLRPSPQHLPVIEYIHPDTFENYKEIARKKGFRHVASAPLVRSSYHAADFKPELDVE from the coding sequence ATGTCCTGTAAAATTGACCCCGCTCTGCACACGGAAAAAAAGCCCGACTGGATCCGTGTGAAGCTGCCCCGCGACCCCGTTTTCTGGAGCACTAAATCCCTGATTTCTGACCTGAAACTGCACACTGTCTGCGAAGAGGCCCAGTGCCCGAACCGCTGGGAATGCTGGAGCCAGGGCACGGCCACCTTCATGATCGCCGGTGACCGCTGCACCCGCGCCTGTGGCTTCTGTGCCGTCAAGACCGCCAAGCCTTTCGCCCTCGAGGCCGATGAACCGCAGCGCGTGGCCGCCGCCACTAAGCGGCTCGGTCTGAACCACGTCGTGATCACCGCGGTTGCCCGCGACGATGTGAAGGACGGCGGTGCCGAGCACTTTGCCCGCACCATCGAGGCTGTGCGCGAGGCCGTGCCGCACATCACCATCGAGATTCTGGTACCTGACTTCAATGAGAAGGAAGACTCGCTGGATGTGGTGATGCGCGCCCGCCCGCACATCTTCAATCACAACCTGGAAACCGTCGAGCGCCTGACCCCCCTCGTCCGCAGTCGCGCCCAGTATCATCGCAGCCTGAAGGTGCTGAAACGCGCCAAGCAGATCTCTCTGGACCTGGGCACCAAGTGCGCGACGAAAAGCGGCCTCATGCTCGGCCTCGGTGAAACGGAGACGGAACTCTTCCAGGCCATGGATGACCTGCTGGAGCACGACGTCACGGTGCTGACTCTGGGCCAATACTTGCGCCCCTCCCCGCAGCATCTCCCCGTCATCGAATACATCCACCCGGACACGTTCGAGAACTACAAAGAGATCGCCCGCAAAAAAGGCTTCCGCCACGTCGCCAGCGCCCCGCTCGTCCGCAGCTCCTATCATGCCGCCGACTTCAAGCCGGAGCTGGATGTGGAGTAG